TGGACAACTACTTGAGACGAAACATCAcgtattaacttttaaaacttctaaattacCGGAGTACGTCTATGCAGGCTATATAAAGTTACCGGTGAGGCCATATATCCCTAATCCACTAGGGTGTTTTCAGTGCCAACGCTTTGGCCACTCCAAAATGAATTGCTGCGGGTCTCTCACTTGTGCCCGTTGTGCACAAAAAGGGAATGATAGCCAACAGTGTACCGCAGAAGAAAAGTGCGTAAACTGTGGTGGCGATCATCCCTCATATTCTCGATCTTGTCCTCGCTGGGCACTGGAAAAGCAGGTTAcgacaataaaattcaaagaagattTATCTTATCCTGAAGCCAGACGCAGGGTTAAAGCACAGACCCAATTCCTGGTGTCAGTTATACTTCAGCAGTTAAGAAAACTTTCTGTCAGAATTGCTCTTGTGAAAACTGCTTAAAATATTCCAGGAAAACAACAGATAACGAAAAAACATCAGATTCCGATGCTGAACATACTCTGAAAACTAACACTGATACTCAAAAAATTGttagaagaaaatcaaaatcgCAGACTTCGCTGACATTAAACTTAGCAAAACGTGGTCTTACGCAAAAAGATTTgcgaaagaaactgaaaaattctgCATCGAAAAATTCCGTCGCATTGGGGTTAGCGACGCAAGGTGTTGTCCATAAGGACTTGCAGTCCATCTTTGGTGACACGCTTAATAGCCCCGATATTAAACTGCATCCGTCTGAGGATGAATATGAACTTGGTATGAGTTGCGATGATCATGCAAATTCAACAACTGCCTCTTCTCTCTCTCCTCCCAAATcactttcttaatgggtaccttcctttcttggaattgtcgcggcattcggccCAAACTGCATGACATCAAGTCTATTATTAACAGatttcatcctgtttgttttggtcttcaagagaccttcttgaaGCCAAATATATCAATCAAATTACGCGGTTACAATTgtattcggaaagatgcagacagtGAAGCTCATAGTTCTGGAGGGGTCTGCATCTTCACTTCCAATTTATATCCGAGCACTCCTCTCACCCTAACAcctctctacaggctgtggctgtacaaatTCATGTAAAAACTTTgatcacagtctgctgtatttacttaccgcctcatgatgtcattcgtcaacaagatcttgacgttagtggaccagcttccttcgcATTTTATCCTGCTTGGCGATTTCAACGGTcatagtacgttgtggggttaaaatagtacaaattctcgtgggcagcAAAAAGAACAGTTCATTTCTAAAAACTGTTAATGTTTGCTCAATAATGATGAAAAGACGTATTTTCACGAgcccacacgtaccttccacagtcttgatttggccatatgttctcctgaacttctgccGTTGCTAACTTTTGCTGTTAGCAACTATTTATATAATAGCGATCACTATCCTATTATCGTCTCCCACGCTGATGGAGGCGGTGTGACTTATTGTCCTCCGCGTTTcttattccagcgggcagattggACTACTTTCTCTCAACTGGCAGATATTACAGAGACAATGGTAAATACATCAGACATCTCGGAAGCAGTTCAAAATGTCGTTGATAGTATAATATGTGCCGCAACTTCCACTATTCCAAACAGTTcaccacgtctaagaaaatttcgcagaccgtgCTGGAATGAAGCCTGTACCGACAGTCACAAgcagcaaaaaaagttttggaacacCTTTCGAAGGTACCCTACAACAGAGAACCTTGTcgcttttaaaaaagccaaagcaCTAGCTCGCCGCATACGgcgtcgtagtcagagggaattgTGGATTCAATTCATATCCTCAATCACATCCTCTACTTCCAGCAAAGTTCtatggaaaaaggtaaaggctgctaatggaaTATATCATGAATcctccattcctgttttaaatagagGGAATGTGAagtattctgccccattagacaTTGCCACCATTCTCGGTCAAACATTTGCACAGGTTTCCGCTATTGATTCTTATAACCCTGACTTTCTTACAATTAAGAATCgtgcggaacggttgcctttgcgcttTAACGAACGAAATACCTTTCCATACAATTGCGAGTTTAGAATGTTTGAGCTAGAAACAGCATTATCTCATGCCCATAATTCCTGTCCCGGACCTGATGGGATTACATacaatatgctccgccatttgaataccacttccctttccaatctgttaatgcttttcaacagaatatggactgagcagaagtacccttcacaatggcgagaagcgATTGTGATCCCCATTCTAAAACCTGCCAAGGAATCTTCTaatcctctgaactaccgaccaattgcttTAACAAGCTGTCTTGGCAAGACTTTTGAGAGAATGGTCAATGCTCGGCTCatatacgaattggagaaacaaggatgcatctctccgttgcagagtggtttccgtcgaggtcggtctacttttgacaacctcgtattactggaaactgaaattcgcaacgcatttgtaaggaggaaccaccttgtctccatatttttcgatattgagAAGGCGTATCACCGTACACGATGCTACGGCATACTTTCTACGCTTTTcaactttggttttaggggaaacctgCCCATATTCTTATTGAACTTTTTATCACATCGGACCTTCAAACTTCGTGTTGGGAACTTTTATTCTAATAGTTTTATTCaggctgagggagttccgcagggaagtgtcctcagtgtcaccctttttattattcatctgagCCAGATTTTAACTCATTTGCCTTCATCTGTACAAGCAAGTCTTTATGTGGATGATCttcagatctcatgccaaggaaGCAGTATGAACCTTATTGAGAGACAATTACAGAATGCTGTGAATAAATTAGTAGCTTGGTGCAAAAACAACGGACACAATATCTCACCGGAGAAGAGCCGTTGTGTGCACTTCTGCCGAAAGAGAAACATACATTTGGATCCAAATATTAACATTGGTAATATATCGATTCCTGTCGTAaatgaaatacggtttttgggaATAATCTTCGATCGCAAGTTGACTTTCCTTCCGCACATCTTGcacctgcggaagaagtgtgagaaatcctTAAATGTTCTGAAGGTACTCTgcagaacatcttggggtgccgatcgaacctccctactccgcATTTATGAAGCAGTAATTCTATCCCGAATCGATTATGGGTGTGTGGTGTATGGTTCTGCCTGCGCTTCCATCTTGCGGCGATTGGATACTGTTCACCACTCTGCCTTACGAATTTGTTCCGGTGCATTTCGGACCTCTTCCGTTGAGAGCCTGCATGTTATCTGTCACCAAATGCCCCTAAATTTAAGGCGTAACAAATTGTCCGTTTCGTATTACTTCCGAATCATGTCAGTGTCAAAGCACCCTTTACGTCAAATTAAATTTCCGTCTGTTCTTCGCAGATTGTATAATGCCCGTCTATTTCATATCCTTCCATTCaatgagagaattaaaaatatccttcatGACTCGGGCcttgaaaatattactattaaatccGCTGATCTGTTTtgttttccaccttgggatataccgcaattttcttttctaaatcccTTCTCAGGATTTGAAAAATCCTCAACTGCACCGATTATTTTCCAACAGATGTTTCTAtatcatcgctatcggtattattcctttacaccaattttcacggatggctcgaaatcagatggtcaTGTTGGCTGTGGATTCATACTaccatctgatacactgagccaccgtTTACACAATTGCTGctcagtttttactgctgagttggtggcaattttctgcgctcttcagaaaatctccccttctactcagcgtaaatttattatttatactgatagcatgagtgctttggagacactaACTCACTATCACAATCGGATGCACCCGTATgctgttagaattttatttatcatgcgCCTGTTACAAAATGAAGGCTTTCCAATTATTTTCTGTTGGGTGCCGAGTCATGTTGGCATTGCTGGAAACGAAATGGCGGATTTAACGGCAAAATCAGCAACGAATGTTTTGTCTCAGGGACTTCCTTATTGCGATATTAAGAAGTCCTTGgctaaacacattttttcttcttggcaATTGACGTGGGATCAGCGAaccgaaaataaattacattccaTTAAACCAACTATTGGATTGTGGTCTGTTCTCCCTATACGTGAGGTTGACGTCAAAATGACTCGCCtgcgtataggacatactcgcttcACGCACAAACATCTTCTTTTCGGTGAAGCGGCACCAAAGTGCCCCACATGCCATGAATGTACTGATTTTAACTTCCAACGTATTcgcttttttcatttaacttcgtTGAACTtgcaggacctggtgggtgaaaatccccacccaaatatttttaaatttttaaaagctataagaTTTTATACTCGTATTTAGTATATAGAATATCTGTTTTATCACTGTGATCAATAGAACGCAGACATTGATTCTTTCCTTAATTAgtctatcagtttttttttaactaaatttgttatttaaatctaCGTTTTATCtcacttttatattttaccattggattggcgcagcatagccaaatatggctcttgcgccaataaactgcacaaaccaaccaaccaaccatgcCTTCAAAACAAGCTGTTTAACAGCTACTATACAGCAGAGCACGGGTATTTCATAACTGCACAGGTATAATAGATGCTTTGTATTTCGGAGTGATTACCAAGCATTTCGTTTCTTCTGCTATCCATAGATAATGCATGGTACAGCATTAATGAAACATCGATCCATGTTAAGACAAATAAATTGTGCTCATTTCACGAAGTGACACATCTGAGTACCgatcttatatattaaaatagtgggagtggtctttccaaaagtttctcatattttctaataaacttataATGCCAGAAAACGCATTACATGTTATTGgcgttcaatagttacgaaataataacttttggcgtgtacatagaatttttattgaatctacatTGTGtttcttggcgaattatttggcaatGAATCTCTGGCATTCGGGCAAAAgcatccaaaaattatttttttgctttagactcgtttttcttaaccgattgaaacaaaattacgattgcattcacaaaattccgtaccaaattttatatacttcagTCCATGCgcttttgaatgatcgcgtttacatatttccgaaagtacagaccgatagacagatCCCttgtcggatttggctcaaaatttgacaggtatagGTTACAGGTGATAATTTACAGATgcacaatagatgttaaatctgattTTAGCCATCTAGCActcttcattttgtaactatcgtatcaaattatatttgaacagaagAACTTCCCCGGAactaattttactcaaaattcgatagaattcTGCAAATtcagtgtaaagaccatataccaaatttcatccatctagctcaaatcgtttttgagttctCTTTACAGACAAAAAGACAGATATTTTCCTGAAATATGTTTTCCGAagtcaggaaggtctaaaacctggagattcgtcaaaatctcgaatgcAAACTTTTTCATgactactatactttctctattacGAGATAATAAAAACATACTCTGAACAGCCTCTAAAGATTATTAATAGTTATTCATGTTCTAAAGGTATTGTTTGGCAAAAGATTCAAAAATCTCCGCTCTTTtgtgcatgcgttaggatgggtttaattcattaaaataggtGTGAGacgaaagataaaagaaaaagatgtttacatttaacaataaagtaaattttaattactcgtggactaaattaaaataatactgtcaGAAACGGCAAGATGCGGAcgaaaaaagtatctaatagagcgaaaatcaaggtcaaagaatgacgaagaattccagaaatgcgctcatccttttACGTCTCATCCCTTATTgagatagaatcatcgaaaaAGGGGCGTCTCAAGATACTGAAATGATCATTAGAAGAGAGTTTGTATTTAGGGATTATTATCATAATTCCATATTACATCTATTCTGCTGCGACCAGAGACAGGTATTGGACTGCATTCAAATTGTATTATGCTATTCTTGAAGTGGTTTTGGCCAGAACTCGAACACTtgatatgtattcattttttggtACATATATAAGGAATCATCAGCGTTATCATGAGGAGTAACAATTCTGATTATtgccattgaataaaatatattcagacaATAAATTTCGAAACATTCTGATCATCATCTGGTTTCCAATCTCGGTACATTAAGTAAAGAATCATTAGCCTTATAATGAGGAGCTACAATTCTGATTATTGCCATTGAATAAACGGTATTCAAACATCAATTTCGAATCATCGTGATCTTCATCTGGTTTCcaatcttaatacattaatcatGGTTATCATTATCCTCATCATGAGGAGCAACAATTCTGGTTATTACCATTTAATGAAAAGCATTCAAATTATCAATTTCGAAACATCGTGATCATCATCTGGTTTCTAATCTTGGCACATTATGTACAGAATCATTAGCCTTATAATGAGGAGCAACAATTATGATTATTGccattgaataaaaagtattcaaacgTCAATTTCGAAACATCGTGATCTTTATCTTGTTTCcaatcttaatacattaatcacGGTTATCATTAGCCTGATCATGAGGACCAACAATTATGATTATTgacattgaataaaatatattcaagccataaatttcaaaacatccgGATCATCATCTGGTTTCCAATCTTGGTACATTATGTATTGAATTATTACCTTATAATGACAAGCTACAATTCTGATTATTGccattgaataaaaagtattcaaattatcaatttcaaaacATCGTGATCATCATCTGGTTTCCAATCTCAATACATTAATCACGGTTATCATTATTCTCATAACGAGGAGCAACAATTCTGGTTATtaccatttaataaaaagtattcaaattatcAATTTCGAAACATTCTGATCATCATCTGGTTTCCAATCTCGGTACATTATGTACAGAATCATTAGCCTGATCATGAGGAGCTACAATTCTGATTATTGCCATTGAATAAACAGTATTCaaacatcaattttgaaacaTCGTGATCTTCATCTGGTTTCcaatcttaatacattaattacGGTTATCATTATCCTCATCATGAGGAGCAACAATTCTGGTTATTactattgaataaaaagtattcaaattatcAGTTTCGAAACATCGTGATCATCATCTGGCTTCCAATCTTGGCACATTATTACAGAATCATTTGCCTGATCATGAGGTGCAACAATTCTGGTTATTACCATTGaatgaaatgtattcaaattttcattttcgaaacaTCGTGATCTTCATCTGGTTTCCAGTCTTAATACTTATGCACGGTTATCATTATCCTTATTATGAGAAACAATAATTCTGATTATTGCCATTGAATGGAGTGTATTCAGaccattaattttgaaacatcgTGATCTGCATCGTCTTCAAAATACTGAATGAAACAATAGTATTCGgaggaaaaaattgaaatctgatgATAGatacattcaaatattcatataaaactgtttttgtatAAGAAGGGAAAAATCCCGTGAAAGGTAAAATGTCTGTTAAACGCCAACAGCCGAAATATCCATGCAAATAGGATAGATATTCCGATAAGTAAGAGGGGTATAAAGAGAGAAACAGATAGAGTTATAAGGGCACTGCAAATTGCAGTTATCTTTCTCATTAAATatctcattaataaataataatatctcattaaataaaactatagcaagtttttttttctctcttttctagAGGAATTTCTCCAACTAAAGAATAATGAATCGAATAAAGTGGTGTTtacattaaaaagcaatttagtATTTAGAAGATAATTATCTGCTTCACAGAATACAGAAAGTATATAGTATAGAATAATTTCAGCAGCTTTCTGTTCACCCTCAACGGTTTTCGGATAGATAATTCAGATAATAGATAAAGTTAATTAAGATAATAGAAACTTTTACGATTGACTTTCTTAAGATTCAGTTCGATTTTCGAaccattattttgttcaaatattattacTTGTGTTTTAAAAGAAGGGAAGGGTTGATCTTTTCACTTCGTTGCTAATCACAAACCTATCTCGCTTCTACCCagttaattcttaataatttcgttttttcaaTTTTCGTGTCAAAATCATTAATTGTACCTTGCAGTCAAGAAAGAGTAAATTggcattttcaatataaaaaaaattaatcgtaacCTTGACTATAGATTACTCAAAAGAGTGACCTGCTTTGTTCTTCGATAGTTTTGctgaataattaacaaaatattgtaacGTCTCTCGTTTTCCTCTCAGATGGTTAAAAGCATCGAAACCAGTTGTAACGGCTCCTATTATCCCTCACATAGTGAAATACATCTGGACCtccagatgtggatccttttcactaGGACAGTCACTATGTCTGGTTAATTGCTACTATATCCAGGTGTAGGAAAACAGATTTGGATcccgtcgtttcaaatagatccaacATGTCTTCAAGGGAGAGAAATGCCGAAACATTCAGATGCGAAACTTTTTTCCTTTATGAAGGGACCCCTCAAGTCATCCAGAACCTATCGATCACCAGCAACCATTGTCATTAAATGTCAAATCCAAGTGCAGTCGGCGTGAGCTGCAAATTTCTTATAATTGGCATATGCTCAAGAGGCAGTCGACCACAAAGATGATTCCTTAATAAACACTCCCAAGGTCGGATTTTGACCAATAAGGAAGCATTACTGAGCTGCTATTGTGTGATAaggaactcaagttcaccaatgagaaaccGGAGGTGGAGATCTGATGTAaataaaatggggggggggagttagagaaagaaaaagaaggatCTTCGAAGGCAGAGTTCGGAGAGAGACTTCGGAGTGCGGAAAAGTTGTTCTTGATTGTGTGAGAAGCTTCATGTGATTAGGTCTTCTGTGTTAGggtccacccgataaagatcggtggattgTTGGAGTTTCCCTGGTGTAGCCGTTTAGTGCTAACCGCCTGTTAGCGGTTTTTTGATAACTTATTCTCTGATTTGATCGTCGAGCTATTTCGTGAGTGAACTgtcatttgatttttgaaaataatattaacctataTGAGAACaagttttctttgtaaatatatagggctgtaaataaaaagattatgttGTTACGCTACTATTTTATTTGATCGGCCTTGACCAAGATATTACAATATGCATCATGGAACTTGCTATCAATCGCTGACTGCCTAATCCTAAGAATTGCCACAAATAATACTAACTTGGATGGCCTACTCGTccttattttatcacttttaaataaatcaataattttgactTCGAAGCTTAACAGgatcaattaaaagtaaaaggttaaagataaataaattgaaaattttaaaatatattacctgATTTAGAATGAAATcagatgaatattaaaaaaaaaaaacaggcttttcgtattataattttttattctttagtcCACATGCCTTCATAAACATAAAGAAGGAATGATCATTCTTTGGTTTA
The window above is part of the Argiope bruennichi chromosome 7, qqArgBrue1.1, whole genome shotgun sequence genome. Proteins encoded here:
- the LOC129975499 gene encoding uncharacterized protein LOC129975499 — encoded protein: MQQSAKLHSIRKMRSGDLLVEVSSRKQAQQIQKLKSLATIRVSVTPPQSPLNSSKGVITWGEILNLPVELIVSEMKSQGVTHVRRISIRRDGQLLETKHHVLTFKTSKLPEYVYAGYIKLPVRPYIPNPLGCFQCQRFGHSKMNCCGSLTCARCAQKGNDSQQCTAEEKCVNCGGDHPSYSRSCPRWALEKQVTTIKFKEDLSYPEARRRVKAQTQFLVKTTDNEKTSDSDAEHTLKTNTDTQKIVRRKSKSQTSLTLNLAKRGLTQKDLRKKLKNSASKNSVALGLATQGVVHKDLQSIFGDTLNSPDIKLHPSEDEYELGMSCDDHANSTTASSLSPPKSLS